The Victivallis sp. Marseille-Q1083 DNA window AGGTGACGATATCCACGGTTCGTTCGGCGATGTTGACCGCCAGGTCGCCGATGCGCTCCAGCTCCGAATTGACCTTGAGGAAGGTGATCACATAGCGCAGGTCGCCGGCAACCGGCTGGTGCAGCGCCAGAATCTTCAGACATTCCTCTTCGATATTGATCTCTTCCAGATCGATCAGCCGGTCGCCGGCGATCAGGTCGGCCGCCAGTTTGGCGTCGCCGCGGGAAATCGCTTCAACCGATTGCCGCACCACCTCTTCGACGGCGGCGGCCTGGGCGGCGATCATATTCCGCAACATGGTGATTTCGTTATAAAAGTGTGCTCTCATGAAAAGGTCTCCGGTTGGAGGGTTTGGGCAGTTCGGATCAGCCGAAACGGCCGGTGATGTATTCTTCGGTTTTCGGATTCGACGGCGACGTGAAGATTTTCTCGGTGACGTCGCACTCGATGATCCGGCCTTGGAAAAAGAAGGCGGTATAGTTGGAAATGCGGGCCGCCTGCTGCATATTGTGGGTGACGATGACGATGGTGAACTGTTTCTGCAGTTCGAGGATCAGATCTTCGATTTTGGCGGTGGCCACCGGGTCGATCGCACTGGTCGGTTCGTCCATCAGCAGAATTTCCGGCCCGGCCGCCAGGGCCCGGGCGATGCAGAGCCGCTGCTGCTGGCCGCCCGACAATGCCAGACCGCTGGATTTCAGTTTGTCGCGCACTTCATCCCACAGCGACGCCTGGCGCAACGCCTGTTCCACCCGGTCGGCGATTTCGCTTTTCCTGAATTTGAAATGCAGCTTCAATGGATAGGCGACGTTGTCGAACACCGACATCGGAAACGGGGGCGGCTTTTGAAAGATCATGCCGACTTTGCGGCGCAGCTCCAGTACGTCGACCGTTTCGTCGAAGATGTTGCGGCCGTCAATCAGCACCTCTCCGGAAGCGCGCTGGTCCCGGTACAGTTCGAAAATCCGGTTGTAGACGCGCAGGTGCGTTGATTTGCCGCAGCCAGAGGGACCGATCACCGCGGTCACCTGATTGGTGTGGATTGCGATATTGTTGTCGAACAGCGCCTGGGTCGAACCGTAATAGAAATTGAGATTGCGGACGACGATTTTATCGGCATTGGTTGGTTTAGCGTCCATGCTGTTTCTCCTTGAATAAGACGCGGCAGCTGATGTTTAAGAGCAGGATGATGACGGTGACGACCAGCGCCGCTCCCCAGCCGGCGGCATGCATCGATTCGTACGGCGAATTGGTGGTGTATTCGTTGATCAGCACCGGCAGGTTGGCGGTCGGGCCGCTGAAGAATCCGCTCGGCCAGTAATTGCTGAACTGGGCGGTGAACAAAAGCGGCGCGGTTTCGCCGGTCACCCGGGCCAGCGCCAGCAGGATGCCGGTGATCAAACCGCTTTTCGAGGCCCGGAAGATGATGCAGAGCGTCGCCCGGCAGCGGGTCATGCCGAGGGCCAGCCCCGCTTCCCGCAGCGAATCCGGCACCAGCAGCAGCATGTCTTCGGTGGTTCGCATCACCACCGGAAACATGATGATGCCGAGCGCCACGCTGCCGGCCAGGCCGGAGGCCGCCCCCATCGGTACGACCAGCAGCGTATAGACGAACAGGCCGACGATGATCGACGGAATTCCCATCATGACGTTGGCGGCGAAACGGATCAGGTGGCCGGTCCGGGAATCCCGGCCGAATTCCGCCAGCGCGATGCCGCCGAGGATGCCGGGCGGAATGGTCAGGATTGCCGCCGTCAGCGTAATGCAGACGGTGCCGAGCAGCGCGTTGGCGATACCGCCGTCCGGAACGCCGGCCGGCTTGCTCGGCTCCAGCAGGAAGGTCAGGTCGATGACCGCCGCACCGCGCCTCACCACGCTGGCCAGAATCCACAGCATCGCTAGCACGGCGACGGCGACCGCCGCGACCGACAGCAGCCGGATGAGCCGGTCGGACAGTTTCCGCCAGAATAAAGGTCTTTTTTTCCGGTTGTTCATTTAACGTTTCCCCATTTTACGGCCAAGTGCCACCAGGTAGTATTGCGCACCGATCTGCACGGCCAGCGACAGCAGCAGCAGCAGCAGGCCCATGCCGAACAGCGCGGCGCGCATCATGCCGTCAGCTTCGGCGAAGTTGTTGGCCAGCGTCGCCGCGATGGTCGTGCCGCAGGAAAAAAGCGAATCCGGCATCTGCTGGATGTTGCCGATGACGAACAGCACCGCCATCGTTTCGCCCAGCGCCCGGCCCAGGCCGATGAAAATGCCGCCGAGCAGGCCGCGGGCGCCGTAGCGCATGACGATATCGCAGGCGGTTTCCCATTTGGTGCAGCCGATGCCGTAAGCCGATTCCCGCAGCACGTTCGGGACCATTTTGAAAACGTCGCGCATCACCGCGCAGATATACGGCAGAATCATCAACGCCAGGATCAGGCCGGCGGTCAGGAACCCGAAGCCGTTGTAATATTCGCCGACGAACGGCAATTGCCCCAAACCGAGGGTTTCAACCAGAAATGGCATGACGTAGTTCTGCATGATCGGCACCAGGATGAACAGGCCCCACATGCCGAAGATGATGCTCGGAATGGCGGCCAGCAAGTCGATCGCCTGGCTCAGCACCGCCGCGATTCCCGGCCGGGCGTCGACCAGATAGAAGGCGGTGACGAAGGCGAACGGAATGGCGATCCCCAGCGCGATGACGGTCGTCACCACCGTACCGGCCAGCGCGTTGAACGCGCCGTAATGGTTGGCTACCGGGTCCCATTCCGTCGACCAGATGAACGACAAGCCGAATTCACGCCAGACCGGCAGGGAGCTGACCAGCAACTGCAGGAAAAAGCCGGCCATCACCACCAGCGGCAGCCAGGCGCAAAGGACGCTCAAGCTCATGAAGCCTCTGTCCAGCCAGCGTCCGCTCGGCAAACAACGCTTTCGATCGATCATAGCCAGGTCCTGCCGGGGTTAGGGCTGCCAATTGAATTGTTGCTGCCAGAGCTGACGGAGTTTGTCGCACAGGGAGTCCGGCAGCGCTACATAGTGCAGTTTCTCCGCCACTTCGGCGCCGTCGGTCAGACACCAGTTGAAATAATCGAGCATTGCGTCGCATTTGGCCGGATCGTTCTGTTCGGCTTTGAGCACGATATAAGTCAGGCCGGTGATCGGCCAGCTCTTTTCGCCGGGCTGGTCGGTCAGTACCATATAGAAGCCCGGCGCATTGTTCCAATCGGCGTTGGCGCTGGAAGCGGTGAAGCTTTCCAGTTCGGCGCTGACGATGTTGCCGTCGTGGTTCTTCAACCTGGCCATTGCCAGTTTGGTTTCCAGCGCATAGGTGTATTCGGTATAACCGATGGCGCCGATGCTTTTGGCGACGTTGTTGCAGACGCCCGGGTTCTTCTGGCCGCCGATGCCGACCGGCCACTTGACTGCCGGGCCGCAACCGACCTTGTTGGCCCACTCTTCGGAAATTTTGCTCAGATAATTGGTGAAGATGAAGGTGGTGCCGGAACTGTCGGCGCGGTGGACGACCGAGATCGGCAATTTCGGCAGTTTCAGGCCCGGATTCAGTTTCTGAATGGCCGGATCGTTCCACTTTTTGATTTTGCCGAGGAAAATGCCGGCCAGCGTCGCCTGGTCCAGTGCCAGGGTATTGTTTTTGATGCCGGGCAGGTTGTAGATGACTACCACGCCGCCGGTCAGCATCGGAAACTGGACCAGGCCGGCCGCTTTGAGCTCTTCGGCGGTCAGCGGGTTGTCGCTGCCGGCGAAATCGATCGTGCCGGCCTTGATCTGGTTCAGGCCGGCGCCGGAACCGATCGACTGGTAATTGACCTGGACATCCCGGTGTTCTTCGCCGTATTGGTAAGTCCAGACCTGGTAGACCGGCGCCGGGAAACTGGCGCCGGCGGCGTTGATCACGGTCTCGGCGGCTGCCATTCCGGTTCCGAACATGCCGGCCAGCAGTGCGGCCATCCAGCGATATTTTTTCATAAGTTGCTGTCTCCCATGATAAATTTCCACTTCGATGTCGAGAAAAACTCAATTTTTTACGAGCTTGAATTGAGTAAAATTCTCAAACATCCAATTGTTTTTTAATGTTCTATACACGATATCGAGGAATTTGCGAGCCAAGGCGATATTGGCTTTCGCACCTCCCCGCCGACTTTTTACCGATTCATGAAAGGCATTGAGATACGGGCTGTAGCGTTTGGCGATCAAAGCGCATTGCACCAAAGCGGTTCTGGCGATCTTGCTGCCGCTCTTCGTGATTCTTCCGTGGCAAACCGTGTCATTTGAATTGCTCACTCTGGGGACGATTCCGATATAAGCGGCCAACTGCTTTGCCGATCGGAAATCAGCGATATTGCCGATGGTTGCCAACAGGATCGCCGCACCTTTCGAGCCGATTCCCTTGATGGATTTCAGGTTGTCGAAGCCGTCCATCTTGCTGCCGTGATCCTCAATCGCCTTATCCAGTTTTTCAATGCTTTTGTTCAGACTGCGAATCTGTTCGACAACCACCAGCATTTCCGTGTCGGTGATCGGGTCGAAGTGATAACTCAATGCTTTCAAAAGCCCTTTCTCCGTGGACAGTTCTTCCCGTTTCAGCACGATGAAGTTAGCTGCTAACAGATTGTTGACTTTGTTTTTCAATACGGTACGCAACTGAACCAGTTTTTCCCTGGTCTGCGTCAGACTTGAAATTTTCGCCTGCAAATCGTCTTTCACTCTTACCTCCGGAAGCATATCCTTTTCCAGGAACTCCGCCAACACTTTTGCGTCATGTTTGTCCGTCTTTTTGGTGGACATGCTGATGACTTTGAACTGTGATGGATTCACCACCACCAGTCGCCCGACATGAGCTTTCAGCGAGCTGCAAAACATGAACGTATTTCCGGTCGCCTCCACCGCCATCGCCGTGTTCGGACCGAGCATTGCGGCAAAGCCCTTCAGTTCGGTAATCTCACACTTGCCGATTTTCCGTTCTTCCCCATTTACCCGGATGCAATAAGTAAAATTGTTCCGGTGCAAATCCACTCCAACAAAACTTGTCATCATTCTCTGCCTCCATTCGTTTTTCACGAATCGAAGCGGAACTGCTGTCACGGCCTCACCATCCTCCCATACAGAGTAGTCGATTAATCAGTCGCTCTCTACGGTGGCGCTCTGGTTTACAGATCTGACTAATCTCCTTTCCGGGGTCGTCATCGTTTCTGATGCGCCTCATTGAAACATTCAGTCTGCAACCTGTCCGCTTCCAAACGTGTAAGTTAATCGCCATAAATTACACGCAGAAAGCTGATTCCGCGAACGTCAGTTATTTATCATACCATCTCCTTTGTTTTTTTCTCTCGCGACAGCCATTACTATAGGAGTCGATTGTTAGGAGAATGTTAGAGCCGTATTAGCAATCGGCGAAAAATGCGGTGCGGCCGGCGGCAAGCAGGGTGAAAAAAGGCTGTTTTGTTGGAATACGGTAAGAAAAAGCGGACCGGAATTATTTATGCTTCAGCTCGAAAACGCAACTGTGTGCGAACAGATTGGCGAACAGATGGGTCGACGAGCGCCCGTTGCGGCCGATCGGCACTTCGCAGATGATTTCGATCTCCAGCGAATGGCACAATTCGCGGAAATCCTTCAGTGTGCCGAGGTGGATGTTCGGCGTCTCATACCAGGCGTGCGGCAGGCTGCCGCTCAACGGCATCCGGCCGTGAACGGCCAGTTGCCAGCGGTTGGCGAAGTGGCCGAAGTTCAGAAAACTGACCAGCGCCCGTTTGCCGACCCGGACGATTTCAGTCAACAATTTATCCGGACGCTTGACTTCCTGCAGCGTCCGGCTCAGGACGACGTAGTCGAAACTGCCGTCCCGGGCGAAATCCAGCTTGTGATCCAGGTCGCCGTGGATGACCGAGACGCCGTTGGCGATACACTCGATGATTTTCGCCTGGTCGATTTCAATGCCGAGCGGTCGGATATTTTTCTTGACTTTCAGATATTTCAAAAAGAGTCCGTCGCCGCAGCCGAGGTCGAGGATGCGGGCTTTTTCCGGCAGCAGCCGCGAAATGGCGTGCAGATCGTGACGCTGCTCGAAAAATTCGGTCATCATCTGCTCTTCGAGATCGGCGAAAACTTCGTTGAGCGTTTTGTGTTCACTGTCAGTTTCCATGCCGTTCCTCCATCCGGTTGCGCAGGAAATCGGCGATCATCTTGCCGAGCACCTCGATTTCCAGCAGAAACGCGTCATGACCGTAGCTCGATTCGATTTCACAGAAGCTGACGTCCAGGTCGTTTTCGAGCAGCGCCCGGACGATCGCCCGCGATTCCGAAGTCGGGAACAGCCAGTCGCTGGAAAAGGCGACGACCAGGAACGCCGCCCGGGCGGCGGCGAACGCCCGGCCGAGGTCGCCGCCGGCCGAAGCGGCCAGGTCGAAATAATCCATCGCCTTGGTGATGTACAGATAACTGTTGGCGTCGAACCGCTCGACGAACCGCTGGCCCTGATATTCCAGATAGCTCTCCACCGCGAAGTCGCGCTTGAAGTCGAACGAATAATCGTCGCCTTCCTGCAAACCGCGGCCGAATTTGCGGCTCATCGATTCGTCGCTCAGGTAGGTGATGTGCGCCAGCATCCGGGCGGTCGCCAGGCCGCATTCCGGCGGTTGGTCGCCGTAATTGCCGCAGCAATAGTTCGGATCGTATTTGATCGCTTCGCGGCCGACCCAGTCGAACGCGATGCTTTGCGGCGACAATTGCGCCGTCGTGGCGATCGGAATGATGCTGTCCGCCGCCTCCGGATAGAGGATCGACCATTCCAACGCCTGCATTCCGCCCATCGAACCGCCGATGATCGCCAGGAATCTGGGGATTTCCAGATGGTCCATCAACCGTTTCTGCGCCCGCACCATGTCGGCGATGGTGATGACCGGGAAATCCATATTGTAAAGTCTGCCGGTGTGCGGATTGATCGAACGCGGTCCGGTCGAACCGGAGCAGCCGCCGATGACGTTGCTGCAGATGACGAAATAACGGTCGGTATCGATCGGTTTGCCGGGACCGATCATCGCGTCCCACCAGCCCGGCTTGGCATCGTCGGGGGAATGAACCCCGGCGACATGCGCATCTCCGGACAACGCGTGTTCGATCAGAATCGCATTGCCCCTGTCCGGCGCCAGCGTACCGTAGGTTTCATAACGGATATTGACGTTGAACAGCTTCCGGCCGCAATCCAGCCGCAATGCGTCAGCGTCGGTCATTCCGAAGGTGAAATCCCGGGGAACGACTACCGGGGAAGATTCATTCACTTTTGCGATCGGTACCTCGGGCCCGCCGCGCAAACGGCTGCCGTGTTAACAGTTGTCGGTTTTCATGTAGATTCATAAAATACAATTCCAATGGACATTTTGCAAATCGTGATCCGGTAAAATCGCCGTATCGACGATTGTTTTACATTTTTGTCCTTATTCTGCCGTGAAAACGGACGGAAATTGTCGTATCCAGGACAATCCCTGTCCGGCTTCTTCCCGGGGAAGGCCACTTCCGGCATGAACTGGCATGGCTTCTGCTCATTATCCAACGGACAACTTGTTCAACTCAGCAGGAGGTGCCGTATGAAACGAGGTTTCTTAATCGACATGGACGGTGTGGTTTACCGGGGCAAAGAGGTCATTCCGGGCGCCCGTGAATTCATCAATACCCTGGTGAAAAAGGAAATTCCGTTTACCTTCTTCACCAACAACAGCCAGCGCACCCGGCGCGATATCGCCATCAAGATGAACCGGCTCGGTTTCGAGATTGCCGAGAAAAACGTCTTTACCTGCGCCATGGCCACCGCCCGGTTTCTGAAAAGCCAGAAACCGGACGGCACCGCCTTCGTCATCGGCGAGGGCGGTTTGCTGTATGCGCTGCATTTCAACGGCTATGCCGTCGTCGACCACGATCCGGATTATGTCGTCGTCGGGGAAGGGCGGATGGTCAACATGGAAGCGGTCGAATGCGCCGTCAACATGATTTTCAACGGCGCCAGGCTGATCGCCACCAACCCGGACCCGAACTGCCCGACCGCCACCGGCATGCGGCCCGGCTGCGGCGCCATTGCCGCCATGCTGGAAATCGCCACCGGCGTCAAAGCGTTCAGCGTCGGCAAACCGAGTCCGATCATGCTGCGGGAAGCACGCAAGGAGCTCGAGTTGAGCACCGCCGAGACGACGATCATCGGCGATACGATGGACACCGACATCCTCGGCGGCGTCCAGATGGGCTACCGGACCATCCTGGTGCTGTCCGGCAATACCAAAAAAGAAGACCTCCGTCATTTCGCCTACCGGCCGAACGAAGTGTTCGATTCGATTGCCGATATCAAACTCGACGAAGAGTGATTGTGTATGCCGTTCGGTCCGCCCCTGCCGGCCAGCCGCTCAGCCGAAGCGTTCCGCTTTGGCCGAGCGGGTCATCAGCTCCCGGATCGCCAGCGCCGGTTCGCGGTTTTCATAAAGAATCCCGTAGATCTGGTCGATGATCGGCGTCTCGACCTGCCGGCTGCGCGCCAGCGTGTAAGCGCCGCGCGCGGTGCGGACGCCTTCGGCGACCACCAAGCCCATCGCTTCGATGATTTCCGGCAGCTTCCGGCCGCGTCCGAGCTCCTCGCCGACGTGCCGGTTGCGGCTGTGTCCGCTGCAGCAGGTGACGATCAGGTCGCCGATGCCGCTCAGGCCGGCGAAGGTTTCCGCCCGGCCGCCGAGCGCTTCGCCCAGCCGGCTCATTTCGGCGATGCCGCGGGTGATCAATGCCGCTTTCGGATTGTCGCCGAGCTGCATGCCGTCGATGATGCCGGCGGCGATGGCCATGACATTTTTCAACGCGCCGCCGAGTTCGACGCCGATCGGGTCGTCACCGCTGTAAACGCGGAAATAATCGTTCATGAACAGTTGCTGCGCCTGGCTTGCCCACTCCGGCTGCCGGGCGGCGGCGACCACCGCGGTCGGCACCTGCCGGGAGACCTCTTCGGCGTGGCTGGGGCCGGACAGCACCACATAGCGGCTGTCGCCGAGTTCGGATTGAACCACTTCGCTGACCC harbors:
- the pstB gene encoding phosphate ABC transporter ATP-binding protein PstB — its product is MDAKPTNADKIVVRNLNFYYGSTQALFDNNIAIHTNQVTAVIGPSGCGKSTHLRVYNRIFELYRDQRASGEVLIDGRNIFDETVDVLELRRKVGMIFQKPPPFPMSVFDNVAYPLKLHFKFRKSEIADRVEQALRQASLWDEVRDKLKSSGLALSGGQQQRLCIARALAAGPEILLMDEPTSAIDPVATAKIEDLILELQKQFTIVIVTHNMQQAARISNYTAFFFQGRIIECDVTEKIFTSPSNPKTEEYITGRFG
- the pstA gene encoding phosphate ABC transporter permease PstA codes for the protein MNNRKKRPLFWRKLSDRLIRLLSVAAVAVAVLAMLWILASVVRRGAAVIDLTFLLEPSKPAGVPDGGIANALLGTVCITLTAAILTIPPGILGGIALAEFGRDSRTGHLIRFAANVMMGIPSIIVGLFVYTLLVVPMGAASGLAGSVALGIIMFPVVMRTTEDMLLLVPDSLREAGLALGMTRCRATLCIIFRASKSGLITGILLALARVTGETAPLLFTAQFSNYWPSGFFSGPTANLPVLINEYTTNSPYESMHAAGWGAALVVTVIILLLNISCRVLFKEKQHGR
- the pstC gene encoding phosphate ABC transporter permease subunit PstC; this encodes MIDRKRCLPSGRWLDRGFMSLSVLCAWLPLVVMAGFFLQLLVSSLPVWREFGLSFIWSTEWDPVANHYGAFNALAGTVVTTVIALGIAIPFAFVTAFYLVDARPGIAAVLSQAIDLLAAIPSIIFGMWGLFILVPIMQNYVMPFLVETLGLGQLPFVGEYYNGFGFLTAGLILALMILPYICAVMRDVFKMVPNVLRESAYGIGCTKWETACDIVMRYGARGLLGGIFIGLGRALGETMAVLFVIGNIQQMPDSLFSCGTTIAATLANNFAEADGMMRAALFGMGLLLLLLSLAVQIGAQYYLVALGRKMGKR
- the pstS gene encoding phosphate ABC transporter substrate-binding protein PstS, which gives rise to MKKYRWMAALLAGMFGTGMAAAETVINAAGASFPAPVYQVWTYQYGEEHRDVQVNYQSIGSGAGLNQIKAGTIDFAGSDNPLTAEELKAAGLVQFPMLTGGVVVIYNLPGIKNNTLALDQATLAGIFLGKIKKWNDPAIQKLNPGLKLPKLPISVVHRADSSGTTFIFTNYLSKISEEWANKVGCGPAVKWPVGIGGQKNPGVCNNVAKSIGAIGYTEYTYALETKLAMARLKNHDGNIVSAELESFTASSANADWNNAPGFYMVLTDQPGEKSWPITGLTYIVLKAEQNDPAKCDAMLDYFNWCLTDGAEVAEKLHYVALPDSLCDKLRQLWQQQFNWQP
- a CDS encoding IS110 family transposase — encoded protein: MTSFVGVDLHRNNFTYCIRVNGEERKIGKCEITELKGFAAMLGPNTAMAVEATGNTFMFCSSLKAHVGRLVVVNPSQFKVISMSTKKTDKHDAKVLAEFLEKDMLPEVRVKDDLQAKISSLTQTREKLVQLRTVLKNKVNNLLAANFIVLKREELSTEKGLLKALSYHFDPITDTEMLVVVEQIRSLNKSIEKLDKAIEDHGSKMDGFDNLKSIKGIGSKGAAILLATIGNIADFRSAKQLAAYIGIVPRVSNSNDTVCHGRITKSGSKIARTALVQCALIAKRYSPYLNAFHESVKSRRGGAKANIALARKFLDIVYRTLKNNWMFENFTQFKLVKN
- the metW gene encoding methionine biosynthesis protein MetW, with the protein product METDSEHKTLNEVFADLEEQMMTEFFEQRHDLHAISRLLPEKARILDLGCGDGLFLKYLKVKKNIRPLGIEIDQAKIIECIANGVSVIHGDLDHKLDFARDGSFDYVVLSRTLQEVKRPDKLLTEIVRVGKRALVSFLNFGHFANRWQLAVHGRMPLSGSLPHAWYETPNIHLGTLKDFRELCHSLEIEIICEVPIGRNGRSSTHLFANLFAHSCVFELKHK
- a CDS encoding homoserine O-acetyltransferase, which encodes MTDADALRLDCGRKLFNVNIRYETYGTLAPDRGNAILIEHALSGDAHVAGVHSPDDAKPGWWDAMIGPGKPIDTDRYFVICSNVIGGCSGSTGPRSINPHTGRLYNMDFPVITIADMVRAQKRLMDHLEIPRFLAIIGGSMGGMQALEWSILYPEAADSIIPIATTAQLSPQSIAFDWVGREAIKYDPNYCCGNYGDQPPECGLATARMLAHITYLSDESMSRKFGRGLQEGDDYSFDFKRDFAVESYLEYQGQRFVERFDANSYLYITKAMDYFDLAASAGGDLGRAFAAARAAFLVVAFSSDWLFPTSESRAIVRALLENDLDVSFCEIESSYGHDAFLLEIEVLGKMIADFLRNRMEERHGN
- a CDS encoding HAD-IIA family hydrolase gives rise to the protein MKRGFLIDMDGVVYRGKEVIPGAREFINTLVKKEIPFTFFTNNSQRTRRDIAIKMNRLGFEIAEKNVFTCAMATARFLKSQKPDGTAFVIGEGGLLYALHFNGYAVVDHDPDYVVVGEGRMVNMEAVECAVNMIFNGARLIATNPDPNCPTATGMRPGCGAIAAMLEIATGVKAFSVGKPSPIMLREARKELELSTAETTIIGDTMDTDILGGVQMGYRTILVLSGNTKKEDLRHFAYRPNEVFDSIADIKLDEE
- a CDS encoding NAD(P)H-dependent glycerol-3-phosphate dehydrogenase yields the protein MKISVLSDGAWGSALAMVLCGNGHQLTIWGPFPDYLAQMEATRSNPRFLPGIRYPDGIRFEADMKTAVAGAELILLATPTQYLRGVLQQFKPFFQPDRQLVVNVAKGIEDGSWRRVSEVVQSELGDSRYVVLSGPSHAEEVSRQVPTAVVAAARQPEWASQAQQLFMNDYFRVYSGDDPIGVELGGALKNVMAIAAGIIDGMQLGDNPKAALITRGIAEMSRLGEALGGRAETFAGLSGIGDLIVTCCSGHSRNRHVGEELGRGRKLPEIIEAMGLVVAEGVRTARGAYTLARSRQVETPIIDQIYGILYENREPALAIRELMTRSAKAERFG